In one Alphaproteobacteria bacterium RIFCSPHIGHO2_01_FULL_41_14 genomic region, the following are encoded:
- a CDS encoding DNA repair protein RecN: MLQSITIRNIAVIEKLHIEFEKGFSVLTGETGAGKSILLDSLGFVLGNRQPMKLIREGEAQASVTLVLDSIPSGVESLLENQGFEIDVPLMVRRTVSSDGKSKAFLNDQPIGVTLLNQIAPHLAEIHGQFDQLLKADQQLDALDRYINHSSTDLEQAYHHWKKAETILKTSFHRFSDRINKLEELAFLIQELEHLAPGATEEEDLLTLKKTEKSMEQIQTVLRLIDELSEEPLQLENRILTLQRHLEKLDLTSLSFCKQSVETILLSFRDIRATSHDISLTLRDSVLSLDQIEGRLYLLRQMARKHQVLTEELPSILKKLREEHSELLSSDSSLEQLQQKTLTAKRAYQVAAAHLYTLRQEGGASLAQEIKKALEPLKLPHAVFLVSFEELPEPQWSEKGMHRIEFFISTNPGLSPGPLAKVASGGELSRVMLALKSILKEKANIPTLIFDEIDMGLGGAVAAAMGEQLSRLSTDTQILAITHSPQLAGHADHHFGVEKSVAEGKTTTAIHLLSLPERVEELSRMLSGKTITEHTRAAAQELLKDKVSL, translated from the coding sequence GTGCTTCAGAGCATAACCATTCGTAACATTGCAGTTATTGAAAAACTGCACATAGAATTTGAAAAAGGATTCTCTGTTCTCACAGGTGAAACAGGGGCTGGGAAGTCCATTCTTTTGGATTCCTTAGGGTTTGTTTTGGGTAACCGGCAGCCTATGAAACTCATTCGAGAAGGGGAAGCACAAGCATCCGTGACTCTTGTCCTCGATTCCATTCCTTCCGGTGTCGAGTCTCTTCTTGAAAACCAGGGGTTTGAAATAGATGTTCCCTTGATGGTACGCCGCACCGTTTCAAGTGACGGGAAAAGCAAAGCCTTCCTGAATGACCAACCCATTGGGGTGACTCTTTTGAATCAAATCGCTCCCCATCTTGCGGAAATTCACGGGCAATTTGATCAACTCTTAAAGGCAGACCAACAACTCGACGCCCTCGACCGCTATATCAACCATTCAAGCACGGATCTGGAACAGGCCTATCATCACTGGAAAAAGGCGGAAACAATACTGAAAACATCGTTCCACCGTTTTTCTGATCGGATCAACAAACTGGAAGAGCTTGCCTTCCTCATCCAAGAACTTGAACACCTTGCCCCAGGTGCAACGGAAGAAGAAGACCTTCTGACACTTAAGAAAACAGAAAAGAGCATGGAGCAGATCCAAACCGTTTTGCGTCTCATTGATGAACTGTCGGAAGAACCGTTACAGCTAGAAAATCGCATTCTCACTCTTCAACGACATCTTGAAAAATTAGACCTTACCTCTTTATCTTTCTGCAAACAATCGGTTGAAACCATCCTTCTTTCCTTTAGGGACATCCGCGCCACCTCCCACGACATATCTTTAACGTTGCGAGACTCTGTGCTTTCCCTCGATCAGATCGAAGGGCGACTTTATCTCCTGCGCCAAATGGCCCGCAAGCATCAGGTGTTGACGGAAGAATTGCCATCCATCCTCAAAAAATTACGGGAGGAACACAGCGAGCTTCTCAGCAGCGACTCTTCCTTAGAACAATTGCAGCAAAAAACACTCACCGCAAAAAGAGCTTATCAGGTAGCAGCTGCTCATCTCTATACTTTGCGTCAAGAAGGGGGTGCCTCTCTTGCCCAGGAAATAAAAAAAGCGCTCGAGCCTTTAAAACTACCCCACGCAGTATTTCTCGTCTCTTTTGAAGAGTTACCCGAACCCCAATGGTCTGAGAAGGGCATGCATCGCATAGAGTTTTTCATCTCCACCAATCCAGGATTATCTCCCGGGCCCCTAGCCAAAGTGGCCTCAGGAGGAGAATTGTCAAGAGTGATGCTGGCGCTTAAATCCATCCTTAAAGAAAAAGCCAATATTCCCACTCTTATTTTCGACGAGATTGATATGGGGTTAGGCGGAGCGGTAGCAGCCGCCATGGGCGAACAGTTGTCGCGACTCTCAACTGACACTCAAATTCTGGCCATCACCCATTCTCCTCAACTCGCTGGACACGCTGACCATCACTTCGGGGTGGAAAAATCTGTGGCAGAGGGGAAAACCACAACCGCCATCCATCTTCTCTCCCTCCCAGAACGAGTGGAAGAACTCTCCCGCATGTTGTCCGGTAAGACCATTACCGAGCATACGCGCGCCGCCGCCCAAGAACTTTTAAAAGACAAGGTCTCCTTATGA
- a CDS encoding DNA ligase (NAD(+)) LigA: MNPIRSIFVHSLTEDQAKVELAALAQELAHHDQLYFQKDAPEISDAEYDALARRNEEIEIRFPHLKRPDSRTHRVGTTPGSRFKKVNHLSPMLSLDNAFHAEDVIDFVTRCKKGLHLSDKDALSFLAEPKIDGLSCSLRYENGSLVQASTRGDGVTGEDITQNVKTIRNIPTQLKGYYPSLIEVRGEIYLEKADFQTLNDQRQEEGDPLFANPRNAAAGSVRQLDVAITASRPLKFFSYGVGRDDLKDILTQNDLLSRLKAWGLPINPLCQLCPTVDDLLNFYQTLSHIRFKIPYEIDGVVYKVNDFAHQKTLGFVSRAPRWAIAHKFAAEKAETLLKKIIIQVGRTGVLTPVAELEPIGVGGVMVSRATLHNQDEIHRKDIREGDRVIIQRAGDVIPQVLQSLGSLGHERGPVFQFPKTCPVCGSHIVKEQDEVALRCSGGLTCHAQLLESLKHFVSKHAFNIEGLAGKRIDYLWEQGLLKSAADIFTLEERDKSSAHPLKTHEGWGELSTRNLFDSIRNRQALSLDRFIYALGIRHIGRVTAHLLAERYGTFDAWWGAMKEACCKDSSAYTQLVAIEGIGEIVATSLTNFVGEPKNDVQVEALIPHLTLRPVRKTTMKSHPFSGKTMVFTGTLSHMTREEAQKKVRALGAKVTNSVSSSTDYVVYGTDPGSKLKKAKELGVKVLTEEEWVHLLRQPSQ; encoded by the coding sequence ATGAACCCTATTCGTTCCATTTTTGTTCACTCTTTAACAGAAGATCAGGCTAAAGTAGAACTCGCTGCCTTGGCCCAAGAATTGGCTCATCATGATCAATTATACTTTCAGAAAGATGCGCCTGAAATCAGTGATGCAGAGTATGATGCCTTGGCCCGACGAAATGAAGAGATTGAAATTAGATTTCCCCATTTAAAACGCCCAGACAGTCGTACCCATCGGGTAGGAACTACGCCTGGAAGTCGATTCAAAAAAGTAAACCATCTTAGCCCTATGCTCTCCCTTGATAACGCTTTCCACGCTGAAGACGTCATTGATTTTGTGACGCGGTGTAAAAAGGGGCTACACCTCTCTGACAAAGACGCGCTCTCCTTTCTAGCAGAACCTAAAATTGATGGACTGTCCTGCTCTTTGCGTTATGAAAATGGATCTCTCGTCCAAGCCAGCACCCGAGGGGATGGCGTCACAGGGGAGGACATCACCCAAAATGTGAAAACAATCCGCAATATCCCGACTCAGCTCAAGGGATATTATCCCTCCTTGATTGAAGTCCGAGGGGAAATCTACTTAGAAAAAGCAGATTTCCAAACCCTCAATGACCAGCGCCAGGAAGAGGGGGATCCTCTCTTTGCTAATCCCAGAAATGCGGCTGCAGGATCGGTACGTCAACTTGATGTTGCTATCACCGCCAGCCGTCCTTTAAAGTTCTTTTCTTATGGAGTAGGACGAGACGATTTAAAGGACATCCTTACCCAAAACGATCTCTTATCTCGCCTGAAGGCATGGGGCCTTCCAATCAATCCACTCTGCCAGCTCTGTCCCACGGTGGATGACCTTCTTAATTTTTATCAGACCCTCAGCCACATTCGATTTAAGATCCCCTACGAAATTGATGGGGTTGTTTATAAGGTAAACGATTTTGCCCATCAGAAAACTTTAGGGTTTGTATCTCGCGCCCCGCGCTGGGCCATTGCCCATAAGTTTGCGGCTGAGAAAGCCGAGACTCTCTTGAAAAAAATCATTATCCAGGTAGGTCGCACCGGAGTACTCACCCCCGTGGCTGAACTGGAGCCCATTGGGGTGGGGGGCGTTATGGTCTCACGAGCCACGCTGCATAACCAGGATGAAATACACCGCAAAGATATTCGGGAAGGAGATCGTGTGATTATTCAGAGGGCAGGGGATGTGATCCCCCAAGTCCTCCAATCTCTTGGGTCTCTAGGACACGAACGCGGACCTGTCTTCCAATTTCCCAAGACCTGTCCCGTTTGTGGTAGCCATATTGTGAAGGAACAAGACGAAGTGGCCTTAAGGTGCAGCGGAGGCCTCACGTGTCATGCCCAGCTTTTGGAAAGTCTTAAACACTTTGTTTCAAAACATGCCTTTAACATCGAAGGCCTGGCCGGTAAACGCATTGATTATTTATGGGAGCAGGGGCTTTTGAAAAGTGCTGCTGATATTTTTACCCTGGAAGAGCGAGATAAATCCTCTGCCCACCCCCTGAAAACCCACGAAGGATGGGGAGAGTTATCTACTCGGAACCTCTTTGATTCCATTCGCAACCGTCAGGCTCTCTCTTTGGATCGGTTTATTTACGCCCTGGGAATCCGCCATATTGGACGTGTAACAGCGCATCTTTTAGCGGAGAGATATGGTACTTTTGACGCCTGGTGGGGTGCTATGAAAGAAGCTTGTTGCAAAGACTCTTCCGCCTACACTCAGCTTGTGGCGATAGAGGGCATTGGAGAAATTGTGGCCACCTCCCTCACTAATTTTGTGGGAGAGCCAAAAAATGATGTGCAAGTGGAAGCTCTCATCCCACATCTCACCCTCCGTCCCGTCCGGAAAACCACTATGAAGTCTCACCCCTTCTCAGGAAAAACCATGGTGTTTACCGGAACACTCTCTCACATGACGCGTGAGGAAGCTCAGAAAAAAGTCCGTGCTCTCGGGGCAAAGGTCACCAACTCTGTTTCATCTAGCACCGATTATGTGGTGTATGGAACAGATCCAGGCAGTAAGCTGAAAAAAGCCAAAGAACTTGGGGTGAAGGTACTAACGGAGGAAGAATGGGTCCATCTCCTGCGGCAACCATCTCAGTAA
- a CDS encoding sugar ABC transporter permease yields the protein MQTKKQKFFLYTSSVLIMIIALFPFYWAVVSSLKSGSDLFKTDLLPPAYAWHNYVEIFKEQPFGHNILNSVVVAFGTVTICLILAVSASYALGRVKFKGRSALLLTILSVSMFPQVAVLSGMFELIRTLNLYNNLCGLIFSYLVFTLPFTVWILTTFMKQLPREIEEAAILDGASTWTICFRIFLPLLWPALVTTGLLAFIAAWNEFLFALTFTVESQSRTVPVAIALMTGASEYELPWGKIMAASVVVTLPLILLVMIFQRRIVSGLTAGAVKG from the coding sequence ATGCAGACCAAAAAGCAAAAATTCTTTCTCTATACGAGCTCTGTGCTGATTATGATCATTGCGCTCTTTCCTTTCTATTGGGCGGTAGTGTCCTCCCTCAAATCGGGGTCTGATCTTTTCAAAACAGATCTTTTACCTCCCGCTTATGCGTGGCACAACTATGTGGAAATTTTTAAAGAACAACCTTTTGGGCATAATATTCTGAACTCTGTGGTGGTGGCGTTTGGGACGGTGACCATTTGTTTGATTTTGGCGGTGAGTGCCTCTTATGCGCTTGGCCGTGTGAAGTTTAAAGGGCGGTCAGCGTTGCTGCTGACCATCCTATCGGTCTCCATGTTCCCTCAGGTGGCGGTCTTATCAGGCATGTTTGAACTCATCCGCACTTTGAATCTTTACAATAATTTATGTGGTCTTATTTTCTCGTACCTGGTGTTCACCCTGCCTTTCACGGTTTGGATTTTAACCACCTTCATGAAGCAATTGCCCCGTGAAATCGAAGAAGCGGCTATTTTGGATGGGGCGAGTACATGGACTATCTGCTTTCGGATTTTTCTGCCCCTTTTGTGGCCAGCTTTGGTGACCACAGGGTTGTTGGCATTTATCGCGGCATGGAACGAGTTTTTGTTTGCTCTCACCTTTACGGTAGAAAGTCAGTCTCGGACGGTGCCCGTGGCCATCGCCTTGATGACGGGGGCGTCAGAGTACGAACTTCCTTGGGGAAAAATCATGGCGGCTTCCGTTGTGGTCACTCTGCCGCTTATCTTATTGGTGATGATTTTCCAGCGGCGCATTGTGTCAGGGCTGACTGCAGGCGCCGTTAAAGGCTAA
- a CDS encoding ABC transporter permease translates to MSKGRPSQLTKYRVRSAWFFVVPTLLVLCLAAGWPLFRTIWFSFTDATLSAMSEKEFVGLENFQFLLQDEGWWQSVRNTLVFATSSVALETLFGLGIALVLHANFKGRPWVRTAVLIPWAIPTIVSAKMWRWMFNDIYGVVNAILVKFGFILKPLAWTADPDLSMVAVIIVDVWKTTPFMALLILAGLQMLPQECFEAAKVDGIHPLRVFWRVTLPLLKPTIVVAVIFRMLDALRVFDLFYILTSGSTDTMSMSVFARQQLFDFQSVGLGSAASTLLFLLIGLITLVFLKIGRGKSKMQEDI, encoded by the coding sequence ATGTCTAAAGGTAGACCCTCACAGTTAACAAAGTACAGAGTCAGGAGTGCGTGGTTCTTTGTGGTGCCCACGCTGTTGGTTTTGTGTCTCGCTGCCGGATGGCCGCTTTTCCGTACCATCTGGTTTTCTTTCACAGATGCTACCCTTTCGGCCATGAGCGAAAAGGAATTTGTGGGATTGGAAAACTTTCAATTCCTGCTACAGGATGAGGGCTGGTGGCAATCCGTGCGGAATACTCTCGTTTTTGCAACCTCTTCCGTTGCGCTGGAAACGTTATTCGGTCTTGGCATTGCTCTGGTGCTCCATGCTAATTTCAAAGGGCGACCCTGGGTGCGTACGGCTGTGTTGATTCCGTGGGCCATCCCCACCATTGTCTCAGCCAAGATGTGGCGATGGATGTTTAACGACATTTATGGCGTGGTGAATGCTATTCTTGTCAAATTTGGGTTTATTCTGAAACCTTTGGCCTGGACGGCAGATCCTGATCTTTCTATGGTCGCCGTTATTATCGTAGATGTGTGGAAAACCACTCCTTTCATGGCCTTACTCATTCTGGCAGGGTTGCAGATGTTGCCTCAAGAATGTTTTGAAGCGGCAAAGGTTGATGGCATTCATCCGTTGCGCGTTTTTTGGCGGGTAACCCTACCCCTTTTGAAGCCCACCATTGTGGTGGCAGTTATTTTTCGCATGCTGGATGCCTTGCGGGTGTTTGACCTGTTTTATATTCTTACCAGTGGTAGTACAGATACCATGTCCATGTCGGTCTTTGCCCGTCAGCAACTGTTTGATTTCCAGAGTGTGGGGTTAGGTTCTGCCGCTTCCACCCTTTTGTTCCTTTTAATTGGTCTGATTACCCTCGTCTTTTTGAAAATTGGCCGCGGAAAATCTAAGATGCAGGAGGATATTTAA
- a CDS encoding sodium:proton antiporter: protein MTELNGAHLSLYWAIPFLGVLLSLAFFPLVAPAFWHRHYGKIILAWSSLFLIPSSLLNLSETLSSVTHILGTEYIPFVLLIGALFVVTSGIRIQARWAGNPLSNVGVLFLGTLLSSWIGTTGASMLLVHPLIRANAWRRSQAHVFIFFIFLVANIGGALSPLGDPPLFIGFLEGVPFFWPLQNLMGPTLFVVSAVLLIFFIIDMIFFKKEDLSPPSLSPVPLLKLNGKINFLFLGLIVFSVWGSGSLKTGVVFQVCGVPLTLENCLRDGFLLLISVLSLKLTRKKVREDNHFTWEPLREVAKVFFGIFITVLPVLAMLRAGEQGAFKAIVSAVNHNGVPYNAAYFWLSGLFSSFLDNAPTYLVFFFTAGGDAGTLTTTLSKTLAAISLGSVYFGALTYIGNAPNFMVRSIVSHYGIKMPSFLVYTGIACLILLPIFLISVCIYL from the coding sequence ATGACAGAATTAAACGGAGCACACCTCAGTTTGTATTGGGCGATCCCTTTTCTTGGGGTTTTGCTGTCGCTTGCTTTTTTTCCTTTGGTAGCACCTGCCTTTTGGCATCGCCATTATGGGAAAATTATTTTGGCCTGGTCCAGTCTTTTTCTGATCCCCTCCTCTCTCTTGAATCTTTCTGAGACTCTTTCTTCGGTCACCCATATCTTAGGGACAGAATACATCCCCTTTGTCTTGCTCATCGGCGCGTTGTTTGTGGTGACCAGCGGCATTCGTATCCAAGCCAGATGGGCGGGGAACCCCCTGAGCAACGTGGGTGTACTATTCTTAGGCACCCTTCTCTCTAGCTGGATTGGTACCACGGGGGCTAGCATGCTGTTAGTGCACCCCCTCATTCGAGCTAATGCTTGGCGGCGTTCTCAAGCCCATGTGTTTATCTTTTTCATCTTCCTGGTGGCGAACATTGGGGGTGCGCTCTCGCCGCTAGGGGACCCCCCCCTTTTTATTGGGTTTTTAGAAGGGGTTCCCTTCTTTTGGCCGCTTCAAAATTTGATGGGCCCGACTCTTTTTGTGGTGTCAGCTGTACTGCTAATTTTTTTCATTATTGACATGATTTTCTTTAAAAAAGAAGATCTGTCGCCCCCCTCCCTCAGTCCTGTGCCGTTATTGAAGCTGAATGGCAAAATAAATTTCTTGTTTTTGGGGCTCATTGTGTTCTCTGTTTGGGGAAGTGGGTCACTTAAAACCGGTGTCGTTTTCCAGGTATGTGGTGTTCCCCTAACCTTAGAGAACTGTCTCAGAGATGGATTTTTGCTGTTGATTTCTGTTCTCTCTCTTAAGTTAACGCGAAAAAAAGTGCGGGAGGATAATCATTTCACGTGGGAGCCTTTGCGCGAGGTTGCCAAAGTCTTTTTTGGCATTTTTATAACCGTGTTGCCGGTGTTGGCCATGCTAAGGGCTGGAGAACAAGGGGCTTTCAAGGCGATTGTGTCGGCCGTGAATCACAATGGAGTACCCTATAATGCGGCCTATTTCTGGCTCAGTGGTCTTTTTTCGAGTTTTCTGGATAATGCCCCCACCTATTTGGTGTTTTTCTTTACGGCGGGCGGGGATGCGGGCACCTTAACCACCACGCTTTCCAAGACACTGGCAGCCATTTCTTTGGGATCTGTCTATTTTGGGGCGCTTACGTATATTGGGAATGCGCCCAATTTTATGGTAAGGTCCATCGTGTCTCATTACGGCATCAAAATGCCTAGTTTCCTTGTATATACGGGCATTGCTTGTCTCATTTTGCTACCGATTTTCCTGATCTCCGTATGTATTTATTTATAA
- a CDS encoding sodium-independent anion transporter, producing the protein MIAIREAYRTGLLNPKNWARNVIAGLIVGVVALPLAMAFAMAIGVKPEDGLYTAIVAGFIVGIFGGSQVQIAGPTGAFVVILASITAQYGIEGLQMSTLLAGFILLLMGVIRLGSVIKFIPTSVIVGFTSGIGVIIFINAWKDFLGLSILIPLNTPFHQKLLILVSSFPSLNVSTTFLAFTSLFLIFITPKISKHIPGFLIALIGTTLLQNIFQFENVATLGNTFGEIPQSLPKFKIPTFTNINQILNLIGPAFTIALLGAIESLLSAAAADTLIKTRHNSNQELIGQGLANILAPLFGGFAATGAIARTTANIKSGGNSSLSSIVHAITLIFIILVLAPIISSVPLCALAAILCVVAYNMSDIPHFVRIMKQAPWYDTFILLTTFFLTVFTDLVIAVNIGVIFAMLFFIQKMHLSVEIEKKSLEKLKAEYPNLPIPLLPKSTQIYAIHGPIFFGVTQKIESILLSTGTQTKTIIFQLKDVPFIDMTGLETFKSLLQHYHHQNVKIYLVEANVRVEKKLERINLFPFLEKNCIFKSLEDVFRENLPELKREQN; encoded by the coding sequence ATGATTGCGATTAGAGAAGCTTATCGTACGGGTCTCTTAAACCCAAAAAATTGGGCACGCAATGTGATTGCGGGGCTTATTGTTGGTGTGGTCGCTTTACCCTTAGCCATGGCCTTTGCTATGGCCATTGGAGTAAAACCAGAGGATGGGCTTTATACTGCCATTGTTGCAGGCTTTATTGTCGGGATTTTTGGAGGGAGCCAGGTTCAGATTGCAGGACCAACCGGGGCTTTTGTTGTTATTCTTGCAAGTATTACAGCACAATATGGCATTGAAGGGCTTCAAATGTCTACACTTCTTGCCGGCTTTATTCTTCTGCTCATGGGAGTAATTCGTCTTGGAAGTGTTATTAAATTCATTCCAACTTCTGTTATTGTTGGATTTACAAGTGGTATTGGAGTGATAATTTTTATCAATGCATGGAAAGATTTTTTAGGATTATCCATTCTTATTCCTCTCAACACACCTTTCCATCAAAAGCTTCTTATTCTGGTATCTTCATTTCCTTCTCTAAATGTTTCAACGACTTTCCTTGCTTTTACAAGCTTGTTTCTTATTTTTATAACGCCTAAAATTTCAAAACATATTCCAGGATTTTTAATTGCCCTTATTGGAACAACATTATTGCAAAATATATTCCAGTTTGAAAATGTTGCCACGCTCGGAAATACCTTTGGAGAAATTCCCCAAAGCCTTCCAAAATTCAAAATTCCCACGTTCACAAACATCAATCAAATTTTAAATTTGATTGGACCTGCCTTTACTATCGCGCTTTTAGGAGCCATTGAGTCCCTACTTTCCGCAGCTGCTGCTGATACGCTTATAAAGACACGCCATAATTCAAACCAAGAACTCATTGGTCAAGGTCTTGCAAATATCCTAGCACCTCTTTTTGGGGGATTTGCTGCAACAGGCGCCATTGCTCGTACAACAGCCAATATTAAAAGTGGGGGAAATTCTTCTCTTTCTTCTATCGTTCATGCCATTACGCTCATTTTTATCATTCTTGTTCTTGCACCTATCATAAGCTCAGTACCTCTTTGTGCACTAGCAGCTATTCTTTGCGTTGTTGCATATAATATGAGCGATATCCCCCATTTTGTGAGGATAATGAAACAAGCCCCATGGTATGATACGTTCATACTGCTTACAACCTTTTTTCTCACTGTCTTTACGGATCTTGTTATTGCTGTCAACATTGGAGTAATTTTCGCAATGCTATTTTTCATTCAAAAAATGCATCTCTCTGTTGAGATTGAAAAGAAATCTTTAGAAAAACTAAAAGCAGAATATCCAAATCTTCCTATTCCCCTTCTTCCAAAGAGTACCCAGATATATGCTATTCATGGCCCTATTTTTTTTGGAGTTACCCAAAAAATAGAAAGTATCCTCCTTTCTACTGGCACACAGACAAAAACCATAATCTTCCAATTAAAAGATGTCCCTTTTATAGACATGACTGGACTCGAGACATTTAAAAGCCTTCTCCAACACTATCACCATCAGAATGTTAAAATTTATCTTGTAGAAGCAAATGTACGCGTTGAAAAAAAATTAGAACGAATTAATCTTTTTCCGTTTCTTGAGAAAAACTGCATTTTTAAATCCCTAGAAGACGTTTTTAGGGAAAATTTACCCGAGCTGAAGCGCGAGCAGAATTGA
- a CDS encoding thioredoxin-disulfide reductase, which yields MTLKKSKVLIIGSGPAGYTAAIYAARAALKPVLVQGYEPGGQLTVTTDVENWPGFEDVIQGPWLMEQMQKQAKKVGTEIIADYINQVDFSKRPFTATGDSGTTYKADAVIIATGAQAKWLGLESETKFRGYGVSGCATCDGFFYKGKDVAVIGGGNTAVEEALYLTIHAKKVTLIHRRDKFRCEKVLEEKVLAHPQITVLWDTILDEIVGTDTPKSVTGLKLQNVKTGARSSLSIDGVFIAIGHKPQTEIFKGQLDMDDEGYLKAIPGTTRTNIEGVFAAGDVQDKIYRQAVTAAGQGCMAALDVVKFLED from the coding sequence ATGACCCTCAAAAAATCTAAAGTACTTATCATCGGCAGTGGTCCTGCTGGCTATACTGCAGCAATTTATGCCGCGCGCGCCGCGTTGAAACCTGTGTTGGTGCAAGGCTATGAACCGGGAGGGCAACTCACTGTTACCACGGACGTGGAGAACTGGCCAGGGTTCGAAGACGTAATCCAAGGCCCTTGGCTGATGGAGCAAATGCAAAAGCAGGCCAAGAAAGTAGGCACCGAGATTATCGCAGACTATATCAATCAGGTGGATTTTTCTAAACGCCCCTTTACCGCGACAGGCGACAGCGGTACCACCTATAAAGCCGACGCTGTGATTATTGCCACCGGCGCCCAAGCCAAATGGCTGGGACTTGAGAGCGAAACCAAATTCCGCGGCTATGGTGTCTCTGGCTGTGCCACGTGTGATGGATTTTTCTATAAGGGCAAAGACGTGGCCGTCATCGGGGGAGGCAATACTGCCGTAGAGGAAGCCCTCTACCTCACCATACATGCCAAAAAAGTGACCCTCATCCATCGGCGTGACAAATTTCGGTGCGAAAAAGTATTGGAAGAAAAGGTCCTCGCCCATCCCCAAATCACCGTCCTATGGGATACAATCTTAGACGAAATTGTGGGCACAGACACCCCCAAATCAGTCACTGGCCTTAAACTACAGAATGTGAAAACAGGTGCGCGCTCTAGCCTTTCCATAGACGGCGTCTTTATCGCCATTGGGCATAAGCCCCAAACAGAGATCTTCAAAGGTCAGCTGGATATGGATGACGAAGGATACCTGAAAGCCATCCCCGGCACCACACGCACCAATATTGAAGGCGTTTTTGCTGCCGGCGACGTGCAAGATAAAATCTATCGCCAGGCCGTCACCGCCGCGGGCCAAGGGTGTATGGCTGCCCTGGATGTGGTGAAGTTTTTAGAAGATTAG
- a CDS encoding nucleoside:proton symporter, which produces MPEIMTQSILQALFGILIFVSFCWFISENKKQVNYKRTFVGLLIQTAVAAVILHVPFARLFVGYITDGIVALKNATLEGTSFVFGFLGGGVAPFDVKGSTFVFAFQTLPMVIVISALSMLLFHWKILPWIVKGISWMMKKSMGIGGALGVCSAAKMFLDQTTAPLLIRPYLKNMSRSEIFTIMCMGFATTSALIIGLYAMILETIVPHAMVHLVTASIISVPAAITLSRIVVPSSVSTEGSLVVPYEFSGSMDAVSKGTADGVRLFINIIAMLIVFVALVSLCNRIFGLFPDFMGEPITLQRLLGVVMSPVAWLMGISWKEATVAGSLLGIKTILNEFYAFTQFAKIGTEELSVHTRTVMAYALCGFANISSIGIMIGGLGSIVPEKRQDILSLSFKALIVGTLSSCLSGTIVGILMWPYL; this is translated from the coding sequence ATGCCCGAAATCATGACACAGTCTATCTTACAAGCACTCTTTGGAATTCTTATTTTTGTGTCATTCTGCTGGTTCATCAGCGAGAACAAAAAACAAGTCAATTATAAGCGCACCTTTGTGGGGCTTTTAATCCAAACGGCTGTTGCTGCTGTCATCTTACATGTCCCCTTTGCGCGTCTCTTTGTCGGATACATCACCGATGGGATTGTCGCGCTCAAGAATGCCACCCTTGAAGGCACCAGCTTTGTCTTTGGGTTTTTGGGAGGAGGGGTAGCCCCCTTCGATGTCAAAGGCAGTACCTTTGTTTTTGCCTTTCAAACTCTCCCCATGGTGATTGTGATTAGTGCTTTGTCCATGCTGTTGTTCCACTGGAAGATTCTGCCGTGGATCGTGAAGGGTATTTCTTGGATGATGAAAAAATCCATGGGTATTGGGGGTGCTTTGGGTGTATGTAGTGCCGCCAAGATGTTTCTAGACCAAACAACAGCGCCTCTTCTCATCCGACCCTATCTCAAAAATATGTCGCGGAGTGAAATCTTTACCATCATGTGTATGGGGTTTGCTACCACGTCAGCCCTTATTATTGGGCTCTATGCCATGATCCTTGAGACCATTGTGCCACACGCCATGGTTCATTTGGTGACAGCGTCCATCATCAGTGTACCAGCAGCCATCACCTTATCACGTATCGTTGTCCCCAGCTCTGTATCCACAGAGGGCTCGCTCGTCGTTCCCTACGAGTTTTCTGGCTCCATGGATGCTGTGTCAAAAGGCACCGCCGACGGTGTGCGTCTTTTCATCAACATTATTGCCATGTTGATTGTATTCGTAGCCTTAGTGTCTCTCTGTAATAGAATCTTTGGGCTTTTCCCAGATTTCATGGGCGAACCCATCACCCTGCAACGTCTCTTAGGGGTGGTCATGTCACCTGTGGCTTGGCTCATGGGCATCTCATGGAAAGAAGCCACCGTTGCTGGAAGTTTGCTCGGGATCAAAACCATTTTGAATGAGTTCTATGCCTTTACCCAATTCGCCAAAATCGGGACAGAAGAGTTGAGCGTTCACACCCGAACGGTGATGGCCTATGCCCTCTGTGGGTTTGCCAATATCAGCAGCATTGGGATTATGATCGGTGGCTTGGGCAGTATCGTGCCAGAAAAGCGCCAAGACATTTTGTCGCTCAGTTTCAAGGCCCTGATTGTGGGAACGCTGTCGTCTTGCCTCAGCGGTACCATCGTAGGCATCCTGATGTGGCCTTATCTTTAA